The following proteins are encoded in a genomic region of Candidatus Omnitrophota bacterium:
- a CDS encoding DsrE family protein has product MKRLTVIISNGSFNNVVQALTMVIAAAASNMIVRGLFRDEAVLKVTKAEANCVNLSPGFAEQEPQVIERLHDAGLDDLDKLVREAKSVGDVRLWACSSSVAVAGVSEEDLIESLDGIRGLTTFLLKEIAEADQVLTF; this is encoded by the coding sequence ATGAAACGACTCACCGTTATTATTTCAAATGGCAGTTTCAACAATGTTGTCCAGGCGCTTACCATGGTGATTGCCGCTGCTGCATCCAATATGATTGTCCGTGGCCTGTTTCGCGACGAGGCCGTACTCAAGGTCACAAAGGCGGAGGCCAATTGCGTGAATCTTTCCCCGGGTTTTGCGGAACAGGAACCTCAGGTGATCGAGCGCCTGCACGATGCAGGTCTGGATGACTTGGACAAGCTTGTGCGCGAAGCCAAGTCAGTCGGGGATGTTCGGCTTTGGGCGTGTTCTTCTTCAGTGGCAGTGGCAGGAGTTTCTGAAGAGGATTTGATCGAAAGCCTGGATGGGATTCGTGGACTGACAACGTTTTTGTTGAAGGAGATCGCCGAGGCCGATCAGGTTCTGACTTTTTAA